The nucleotide window ATTCGTGCCACGCGATTGGATGAGCTTCCGCAATTGTTTAACGTTTTTAAAGGGGACATGTCCTTAGTCGGTCCACGGCCGGAGCGTGAATTTTTCATCAAACAGCTTTCCGAACAGTATTATCACTACAGTTATCGCAATACGGTAAAACCGGGAATCACCGGGTATGCCCAGATTATGGGAAAATACAGTACGGAAGCGGACGATAAATTACGGTTTGATCTGTATTATATCCGGAATTACAGTTTTTGGTTAGATATCATTATTCTGCTCAAAACGTTCGCTGTTGTGTTTGACATGTCTAAAACAGAAGGAACGACAGAAAAAAAAAGTACGTCGTCTATGGAGAAAAAAAACAAAGCAACCTTTAATAACCAGTAGCGGAAATATAAAGCTTGAAAATGAGGATAGGCATATGCAAAAAATACTTGTTACAGGCGGTGCAGGGTTTATTGGCTCGCACGTCGTCGATGCGCTGGTAGAACAGGAGAAATCGGTGCTCATTGCCGATAATTTGAGCACCGGGAAAAGTGCACACGTAAACCCAAGTGATAACACGCATTTTTTTGATGTGGACATCACAAATAGGGATGCGTTGGAGCAAATCTTCCGGCAACATTCCGACATTGACGGAGTGATCCATCTGGCTGCACAAAGCAAAGCAAGCCCTTCCCTGGACGCTCCGGAGCACGATGCGAACATCAACATTCATGGCACGGTGAACGTGTTGGAATTAACAAAGGCTTATAAGGTAAAAAATTTCATTTACGCGTCGTCCGCGGCGGTGTACGGTGACCAACAAACGTTACCCATCGCAGAAGATGTGGCGGTGGAACCACTATCCCCATACGGCGTGTCCAAATATGCCGGCGAGGAGTATGTGAAAGCTTATCGGCGGTTGTACGATATCGATGCCCGGGTGCTACGTTTTGCCAACGTGTATGGTCCAAGGCAAAGCGTCGATACGGAAGCCGGGGTCATCACCATTTTTGTTGAAAAGTTGTTGAACGGCGAGCAGCCCGGAATTTATGGGGACGGGAAACAAACAAGAGATTTTATCTATGTAAAAGACGTCGCGCGGGCGATGCTTCAATGTTTATTCGAAGCACCGAGCGTGCCTGAGGCGTCGCCGGTCTACAATGTGAGCAAGGGAGAAGAAACGAGCATTGAAGAGCTGTTGCAAGAATTATGTACGATTATGAACCAGCGTTACCGTCCGCTTTTTATGGAAAAAAGGACGGGTGACATCGAGAAAAGCTACCTGGACAATCGCAAACTGCGCTCGCACTATGCGTGGGAACCTGAAACGTCGCTGACAGACGGTTTGTCTGCAACGATCGCTCATGCTAAGCGCTCCGGTGCCCCGTACGAAAAAATCGATTCGTGAATGGGAGAACTTGGTGCAAAGCCAAGTTCTCTTAAAAAAATTGCCTGATCAGCTTGCAATCACGATCTGAACATGCTAATATGGTTTTTGTCACTGACAGATCTACATACGGAGGAGTACCCAAGTCCGGCTGAAGGGAGCGGTCTTGAAAACCGCCAGGGGGTTAACGCCCCGCGGGGGTTCGAATCCCTCCTCCTCCGCCATACTAATATGACGGTACTTACAGCGATAAGCAAAGCGTTGATATGGTCGAAAACTGCTAGACTAATTACGGATATAAACCGCACGTAACCGCGGCGGGCATTTCCGGAATTAGTGAGCAAATTTGGCCGCACCGTTACCGTAAAAATTTACATAATTGTTCGTGCCTCTCTAGGTGTACCTAGGGAGGTTTTTTGCGTGGATAAACGTAGCGGTCGTAAGGTTATGCGCAAACGTAAGCCAACCGAAGTGAAAAAGAAAGCCGTTCGCACGTTAGATGACGCGCTTAAGTTTGTACTTAACGTGAAGCGAGCGAAGAATTTAAAAGAGCGCACGTTACGAGATTATAAAATTCACTTCCGATATTTTGGCGACTGGCTAACGGAAACCTACGGCGAAAATATGCTCGTTGAACATATCGACCTTGAAATTTTACGGGAGTATGTCGTTTGGTGTTCGAACGATAAAGAATACTACGGCGGGCATCCTTACCGCGAAAGGTTCGAAACACATAAGCGCGGCTTGTCGCCCGTAAGCGTTAACGTCCGAATTAGAATCCTTAAAGCATTCTTTATGACATTGTACACGGAAGGTGTTTTGCCGAGCAATCCGGCGGCCAATCTATCAGTTATGAAAACGGATGACGACACAATCGAGCCGTTAACAAAAGAAGAAATAGGGCTTTTATTAAAAATACCCGATCAAGATTATTTTGCGCAGTTTAGGAAAGGGCACGACGTGCAAGGAGCATGAACGTTGAGGACCGATACATATACGAACGACCCGACCGCTCTCTAGGCTTAGTGCTTTGGGGGTTTTTTTATTGCCAAACTAGGCTGTTCTCTTATTGGACAAAGGAACATACACAAATACAGCCACCACAATCTGTTTTGTTGCAATTGCAGACTCATTTGACTCTCAAGCAGTACTAAGAGTCCGTTAAACCCAATCCTGAAGACTTATATGGATTTCGTGCAACACAAAGCGTCCTCAAACCCACGAAAAGAGGTTTTGTAGAAAAATTTTCAAATATATAGTACTATAGGTTCGGGATTTATAAACAAAGGAGTTATATTACATGAGGAAGTTAGGAATTGCTGTTGGAATTGGCGCGATGCTGTCATTAGCAGGGTGTGGAGCGGAAGATGTGGAATTAACGCTTCCTGCCGAACTTATGGAAGAAGCAGGGGCAGATTCTATCGAAGAGCTTGCAGCCGATGCTGATGAAGAAGATGGCATAGAGGAAGTCGCGGAGAATGAAGACGGCTCTGTATCGATTACAATGACAGGTGAGGCTCATCAAGAAATGATGGCTGAAATGGAACAAGAAGCGAACGAATACATAGAAGAGATCGTCACTAATGATGAATTTGCTTCGATTGAAGATGTGACTGCCAATG belongs to Salicibibacter cibi and includes:
- a CDS encoding SDR family NAD(P)-dependent oxidoreductase yields the protein MQKILVTGGAGFIGSHVVDALVEQEKSVLIADNLSTGKSAHVNPSDNTHFFDVDITNRDALEQIFRQHSDIDGVIHLAAQSKASPSLDAPEHDANINIHGTVNVLELTKAYKVKNFIYASSAAVYGDQQTLPIAEDVAVEPLSPYGVSKYAGEEYVKAYRRLYDIDARVLRFANVYGPRQSVDTEAGVITIFVEKLLNGEQPGIYGDGKQTRDFIYVKDVARAMLQCLFEAPSVPEASPVYNVSKGEETSIEELLQELCTIMNQRYRPLFMEKRTGDIEKSYLDNRKLRSHYAWEPETSLTDGLSATIAHAKRSGAPYEKIDS
- a CDS encoding tyrosine-type recombinase/integrase encodes the protein MDKRSGRKVMRKRKPTEVKKKAVRTLDDALKFVLNVKRAKNLKERTLRDYKIHFRYFGDWLTETYGENMLVEHIDLEILREYVVWCSNDKEYYGGHPYRERFETHKRGLSPVSVNVRIRILKAFFMTLYTEGVLPSNPAANLSVMKTDDDTIEPLTKEEIGLLLKIPDQDYFAQFRKGHDVQGA